One window of the Burkholderia ubonensis subsp. mesacidophila genome contains the following:
- a CDS encoding zinc-dependent alcohol dehydrogenase family protein, giving the protein MQAWQVKPGTGIAGLQRIDAPRRPAGPNDVVVKIHSASLNFRDLMFARGDYLGIGDAPLIPVADGAGEVVETGRDVTRFKPGDRVINTYFPKWVDGPPTPSKVTGSPGAQFDGVLAEYFVSDENALVAIPAHLDYDEASTLSCAGITAWNALFADGAAAPGSTVVLLGTGGVSIVALQLAQAAGLRTIITSSSDAKLERARQLGADATINYRATPEWQDEVLRLTGGAGADIVVEVGGRDTLPRSIAATKLGGVVSLIGGLSSFAGPELSLLSLIGGIRRLQGIMVGSRATLDAVAGLVDARGIKPVVDRVFGFDETPDAYAYLKSGQHFGKVVIRVAG; this is encoded by the coding sequence ATGCAGGCATGGCAAGTGAAACCCGGCACCGGCATCGCCGGATTGCAGCGCATCGACGCACCGCGCCGTCCGGCGGGCCCGAATGACGTCGTCGTGAAGATCCATTCGGCGTCGCTGAACTTTCGCGACCTGATGTTCGCGCGCGGCGACTACCTCGGCATCGGCGACGCGCCGCTGATCCCGGTGGCCGACGGCGCGGGCGAGGTCGTCGAAACCGGCCGCGACGTCACGCGCTTCAAGCCCGGCGATCGCGTGATCAACACGTACTTCCCGAAGTGGGTCGACGGGCCGCCCACGCCGTCGAAGGTCACGGGATCGCCCGGCGCGCAGTTCGACGGCGTGCTCGCCGAGTATTTCGTCTCGGACGAAAACGCGCTGGTCGCGATCCCCGCGCATCTCGACTACGACGAAGCGTCGACGCTGTCGTGCGCGGGCATCACCGCGTGGAATGCACTGTTCGCCGACGGCGCCGCGGCGCCCGGCTCGACCGTCGTGCTGCTCGGCACGGGCGGCGTGTCGATCGTCGCGCTGCAGCTCGCGCAGGCGGCCGGACTGCGCACGATCATCACGTCGTCGAGCGACGCGAAGCTCGAACGCGCGCGCCAGCTCGGCGCCGATGCGACGATCAACTATCGCGCGACGCCCGAATGGCAGGACGAAGTGCTGCGGCTCACCGGCGGCGCGGGCGCGGACATCGTGGTCGAGGTCGGCGGGCGGGACACGCTGCCGCGCTCGATCGCCGCGACGAAACTGGGCGGCGTCGTGTCGTTGATCGGCGGGCTCAGCAGCTTCGCGGGGCCGGAGCTCAGCCTGCTGTCGCTGATCGGCGGCATCCGGCGGCTGCAGGGCATCATGGTCGGCAGCCGCGCGACGCTCGATGCGGTGGCCGGGCTCGTCGACGCGCGCGGCATCAAGCCGGTCGTCGATCGCGTGTTCGGCTTCGACGAAACGCCGGACGCGTATGCGTACCTGAAGTCTGGGCAGCACTTCGGGAAGGTCGTGATCCGGGTCGCCGGGTAA